A portion of the Drosophila sechellia strain sech25 chromosome 2R, ASM438219v1, whole genome shotgun sequence genome contains these proteins:
- the LOC6615667 gene encoding RNA polymerase-associated protein CTR9 homolog, producing the protein MEKLLGAYIEEAMQFYAIGKGADFKAILEKGIATCIAQYSTYEQELYKAYSLLATYLSNHAFRVVKSRPAFQAMAINCIDQLDSLRQPEDPHLQVTKGFLWMLSSSRAQDADALFISVLRKQPKNILALIGRACLAYNRQDYIGALGYFKSVLLIQSKGMADVWVGIGHCFWKMGERKKARVSFQIALEHGQCLNARLGLALIKFDQNDEQSHQEGKMLLAEAYNEDNRNPELLSILAGMYYTDGNHKMVWSFAGNAIKFTANKHIESRNYFQIAKSYHATDQFESAKKYYLLAAKAAPEGYILPLVGMAQMYLNDGELSKAKGCLESFLMFEPDEPVVMDLLAKIYIEEKCPENIDEAIEMLVKVVESASYRQNINSWLNLAFAYEQKRLWAQVVNAYQKAIDIYLSRGHQIPIEWLNNLANSQLMAKMPERALDTLDEALSKCRVLNSEHKTTNLLSLQYNRGLVLEELHMFTQAVDNYIAITKEYPSYHDCYLRLAVISIQMNKHTQAIEHLKDILVEDNLNMTARTYMGDCFKGLSLDKFATFNYNMILARPSNFTNTYASMAMGNFCLEKLQNWLAEGNFRAARKQKEKALQCFAKVLDCNPKNLWAANGIGAVLSSCYKLSAGGAIFQQITEGGNKCIPAIINSAHIALVSGQYRLAIQTYERCLKNHLPKNSVDVMHYLAKALYNNGDTRMAKMWLLKVRHLVPQDPHVIFNLGLVIKKEAEDVLALPRPQLDELMGLDGMLKMAFNLFHHVNLNHPKISVRLSAMYAEDCQNLINELVAKTIKARESQASDEDRIKVQRERIRDHEKHKHQQQLQREEEERVRRENQKIQRKKVLERTRKIISAPLASEMPKKSAGKGRAKNKSNRRSSKKKTGKRDADKKQEDIEPLKKPKSKEFIDTDDDNSE; encoded by the exons ATGGAGAAGCTGCTGGGTGCTTACATTGAGGAGGCT ATGCAATTCTACGCAATTGGCAAAGGTGCCGATTTTAAAGCGATCCTTGAGAAAGGCATTGCAACCTGCATAGCCCAGTACAGCACCTACGAGCAAGAACTGTACAAGGCCTACTCCCTGCTGGCAACCTACCTTAGCAACCATGCCTTTAGGGTCGTCAAATCTCGGCCGGCTTTTCAGGCCATGGCCATAAACTGCATTGACCAGTTGGACAGCCTTCGCCAACCGGAGGATCCTCACCTTCAGGTGACCAAAGGCTTTCTCTGGATGCTCTCGTCCAGCAGAGCCCAGGATGCCGACGCTCTGTTCATCAGCGTGCTGCGGAAGCAGCCAAAAAATATTCTGGCTCTGATAGGACGTGCGTGCTTGGCCTATAACCGCCAGGATTATATTGGAGCCTTGGGCTACTTCAAGAGCGTCCTGCTGATCCAATCCAAAGGAATGGCGGACGTTTGGGTCGGCATTGGGCACTGCTTCTGGAAGATGGGTGAACGGAAAAAGGCTCGAGTGTCGTTTCAAATAGCTTTGGAGCACGGTCAATGTCTGAACGCCCGCCTTGGCTTGGCCCTAATAAAGTTCGACCAAAACGATGAGCAGTCCCATCAGGAGGGAAAAATGCTGCTGGCTGAAGCCTATAATGAGGACAACAGGAATCCAGAATTGCTGAGTATTCTCGCCGGCATGTACTACACGGACGGGAACCATAAAATGGTATGGAGTTTTGCGGGAAATGCCATTAAGTTCACCGCCAACAAACATATCGAGTCGCGGAACTACTTCCAGATAGCCAAGAGTTACCATGCAACCGATCAATTCGAGTCGGCCAAGAAATACTACTTGCTTGCAGCAAAAGCCGCGCCTGAAGGATATATCCTGCCCCTGGTGGGAATGGCCCAAATGTATCTGAATGACGGAGAACTCAGCAAAGCCAAGGGGTGTTTGGAATCGTTCCTTATGTTCGAACCCGATGAGCCCGTGGTAATGgaccttttggccaaaatataCATTGAGGAAAAATGCCCAGAAAATATCGATGAGGCCATTGAGATGCTAGTCAAGGTGGTGGAAAGCGCATCCTATCGCCAAAACATCAATAGCTGGCTGAACCTGGCATTTGCATATGAGCAAAAGCGGCTTTGGGCCCAAGTCGTCAATGCCTACCAGAAGGCAATAGACATTTACTTGAGCCGGGGACATCAGATACCGATTGAGTGGCTCAATAACCTGGCCAACAGTCAGCTGATGGCCAAAATGCCAGAGAGGGCACTCGATACCCTTGACGAAGCGCTTTCCAAATGTAGAGTATTGAATAGCGAACACAAGACGACTAATCTGCTCTCATTGCAATACAATCGCGGTCTAGTTCTGGAAGAACTCCATATGTTCACCCAGGCTGTGGATAACTATATTGCCATTACCAAAGAGTACCCGAGCTACCACGACTGCTATTTGAGATTGGCGGTAATATCGATCCAGATGAATAAGCACACCCAAGCCATTGAGCATTTGAAGGATATCCTAGTTGAGGACAACTTAAATATGACAGCCAG AACCTATATGGGCGACTGCTTCAAAGGTCTCAGCCTGGACAAGTTTGCTACCTTCAACTACAACATGATCCTTGCCAGACCATCTAACTTTACGAACACCTATGCTAGCATGGCGATGGGCAACTTTTGCCTCGAAAAATTGCAGAATTGGTTGGCTGAAGGAAATTTCAGAGCTGCCCGTAAACAGAAAGAGAAGGCTCTTCAGTGCTTCGCCAAG GTCCTCGATTGCAATCCAAAGAACCTGTGGGCAGCCAATGGCATTGGCGCTGTGTTGAGCAGCTGTTATAAGCTCTCAGCTGGTGGTGCCATCTTTCAGCAAATTACCGAGGGTGGGAATAAGTGTATTCCCGCCATAATAAACTCGGCTCACATAGCGCTCGTAAGTGGCCAATACAGGTTGGCCATTCAGACCTACGAGCGATGCCTGAAGAACCATCTCCCCAAAAACAGTGTGGACGTTATGCACTACTTGGCCAAAGCTTTGTATAACAACGGTGATACCCGAATGGCCAAGATGTGGCTGCTCAAGGTGCGCCACTTGGTACCCCAGGATCCACATGTGATCTTTAATCTGGGCCTGGTGATTAAGAAAGAGGCAGAAGATGTATTGGCTCTTCCACGGCCCCAATTGGATGAACTCATGGGCCTCGATGGGATGCTTAAGATGGCATTCAA CTTATTTCACCATGTAAACCTAAATCATCCCAAAATCTCGGTGCGTCTATCTGCGATGTATGCTGAAGACTgtcaaaatttaataaacgAGCTGGTTGctaaaacaataaaagccCGCGAATCGCAGGCATCGGATGAGGACCGCATTAAGGTGCAAAGGGAGCGAATCCGTGACCACGAGAAGCACaagcatcagcaacagctgCAGCGTGAGGAGGAGGAGCGAGTCCGTCGGGAGAATCAGAAGATCCAACGCAAGAAGGTCCTGGAGCGCACTAGAAAGATCATTAGCGCACCTTTGGCGTCTGAGATGCCCAAAAAGTCTGCGGGAAAGGGGCGTGCCAAGAATAAATCCAATAGGAGGTCCTCAAAAAAGAAGACCGGCAAACGAGATGCTGACAAGAAACAGGAGGATATCGAGCCTTTGAAAAAACCAAAGTCTAAGGAATTTATTGATACGGATGATGATAACTCAGAATAG